Proteins encoded together in one Gemmatimonadota bacterium DH-78 window:
- a CDS encoding ABC transporter permease, translated as MTPRWWAAASAVGALVLTLLLAGLSLAVGGYDPIEAFGALLRGALGSPSAVLSITLVRTVPLLLTGLAVALAFRAGVWNIGAEGQLYAGAVAAVWVGLQVAAWPAWAAGSAVLLGAAIAGAAWAAVPALMKLRLGVGEVITTLLLNFVAIELSAWMVHGPLQEPRGVFPQTEAIAEVARLPIVVAGTRLHLGFVIAVGVALLLAAALHWTRVGFFVRAVGASNGAARVSGRVPVARVVLGVFLLSGALAGLAGGVEVSGVTFVLYEDLSPGHGYTAIAVALLAGLHPVGVVGTAVLFGVLEGGASAMQRDAGVPAAWVDAVQALVILSVLVMDRVARRGLERWREGRG; from the coding sequence GTGACCCCCCGCTGGTGGGCGGCGGCCTCCGCCGTGGGGGCCCTGGTGCTCACCCTCCTGCTCGCCGGCCTGTCGCTGGCGGTCGGCGGGTACGATCCGATCGAGGCCTTCGGTGCGTTGCTCCGAGGGGCGCTCGGCTCGCCCTCGGCGGTGCTCTCGATCACCCTGGTGCGCACCGTTCCGCTGCTCCTCACCGGTCTCGCCGTCGCCCTCGCCTTCCGGGCGGGGGTGTGGAACATCGGCGCCGAGGGGCAGCTGTACGCGGGGGCCGTGGCCGCGGTCTGGGTGGGACTCCAGGTGGCCGCCTGGCCCGCGTGGGCGGCCGGATCGGCCGTGCTGCTCGGCGCCGCGATCGCGGGGGCGGCCTGGGCGGCGGTCCCGGCGCTGATGAAGCTCCGGCTCGGGGTGGGCGAGGTGATCACCACCCTCCTGCTGAACTTCGTGGCCATCGAGCTGTCGGCCTGGATGGTGCACGGGCCGCTGCAGGAGCCGCGGGGGGTGTTCCCGCAGACCGAGGCCATCGCCGAGGTGGCCCGGCTCCCGATCGTGGTGGCGGGCACCCGCCTGCACCTGGGGTTCGTGATCGCGGTCGGTGTGGCGCTTCTTCTCGCCGCCGCACTGCACTGGACGCGGGTCGGCTTCTTCGTCCGGGCCGTCGGCGCCTCGAACGGTGCCGCGCGGGTGTCGGGTCGCGTGCCCGTCGCGCGCGTGGTACTCGGTGTCTTTCTGCTGAGCGGTGCCCTGGCCGGCCTCGCGGGTGGCGTGGAGGTGTCGGGGGTGACCTTCGTTCTCTACGAAGATCTCTCCCCGGGGCACGGCTACACCGCCATCGCGGTCGCGCTGCTCGCCGGGCTGCACCCGGTGGGTGTGGTGGGCACCGCCGTGCTCTTCGGGGTGCTGGAAGGGGGCGCCTCGGCGATGCAGCGCGACGCCGGCGTGCCGGCCGCCTGGGTCGACGCCGTCCAGGCGCTCGTGATCCTGAGCGTGCTCGTGATGGACCGGGTGGCGCGGCGCGGACTCGAGCGATGGAGGGAGGGCCGTGGCTGA
- a CDS encoding sodium-dependent transporter translates to MTDPIDVEVQKHGEDSIQRELFGTRLGFILAAVGSAVGLGNMWRFPYRVAEGGGAAFVTLYIILTLCLGIPLMLCEFSVGRRTRLSPIGAMRREGGGAWPLVGFLGVLTGLLILSYYSVIAGWVVRYGIEGILHGFAADPGAYFEQVTTGVAPIVYHIAFMVLTITIVSVGVEKGIEKASLILMPVLFTIVIGLAVWAATLVGSGEGYSFYLAPSFEELLNPTTLAEAGGQAFFSLSLGMGAMLTFASYLSRHENLNREATTIAFSDFGVAFTAGLVVFPVIAALGLQSQVSASTVGALFIALPGAFVEMGTMGRVVGIAFFFALTVGAVTSAVSLLEVVTASMIDEFKITRRPAAIGAGTLILLVGLLPATSLDALGVIDSITEWFLAVGALAMTIFVGWRMKDPVAEMVDGASGFFAAVVPTMMLFVKFVMPPIIAFVVFWSGRNAFNTLVTTLTGGG, encoded by the coding sequence GTGACGGACCCCATCGACGTTGAAGTTCAGAAGCACGGGGAAGACTCGATCCAGCGCGAGCTGTTCGGGACGCGCCTCGGGTTCATCCTCGCCGCGGTCGGAAGCGCGGTCGGGCTGGGCAACATGTGGCGCTTTCCGTACCGGGTGGCCGAGGGAGGCGGTGCCGCCTTCGTCACCCTGTACATCATCCTCACCCTGTGCCTCGGCATTCCGCTGATGCTGTGCGAGTTCTCGGTCGGCCGGCGGACCCGACTGTCGCCGATCGGCGCGATGCGTCGCGAGGGCGGCGGTGCCTGGCCGCTGGTGGGCTTTCTCGGGGTGCTCACCGGCCTCCTGATCCTCTCGTACTACTCGGTGATCGCCGGGTGGGTGGTGCGGTACGGTATCGAGGGCATCCTGCACGGCTTCGCCGCGGATCCGGGGGCGTACTTCGAGCAGGTCACGACCGGTGTGGCCCCGATCGTCTACCACATCGCCTTCATGGTGCTCACGATCACCATCGTGAGCGTCGGGGTGGAGAAAGGCATCGAGAAGGCATCGCTGATCCTGATGCCGGTGCTCTTCACGATCGTGATCGGGCTGGCCGTCTGGGCGGCGACTCTGGTGGGCTCGGGCGAGGGCTACAGCTTCTACCTCGCACCCTCGTTCGAGGAGCTGCTCAACCCCACCACCCTCGCGGAGGCGGGGGGACAGGCCTTCTTCTCGCTGAGCCTGGGGATGGGGGCCATGCTGACGTTCGCCTCGTACCTCTCGCGGCACGAGAATCTCAACCGCGAGGCCACCACGATCGCCTTCTCCGACTTCGGGGTGGCCTTCACGGCCGGGCTCGTGGTGTTTCCGGTGATCGCCGCACTCGGGCTGCAGAGCCAGGTGAGCGCGAGCACGGTGGGCGCGCTCTTCATCGCGCTGCCGGGCGCCTTCGTGGAGATGGGCACGATGGGCCGCGTGGTCGGCATCGCCTTCTTCTTCGCGCTGACGGTGGGCGCCGTGACGTCGGCGGTGTCGCTGCTCGAGGTGGTGACCGCTTCGATGATCGACGAGTTCAAGATCACTCGTCGGCCCGCGGCCATCGGGGCCGGCACGCTGATCCTGCTGGTCGGCCTGCTGCCGGCCACCTCGCTCGACGCCCTCGGCGTGATCGACTCGATCACCGAGTGGTTCCTGGCGGTCGGCGCGCTGGCGATGACGATCTTCGTCGGATGGCGCATGAAGGACCCCGTGGCGGAGATGGTCGACGGCGCGTCGGGGTTCTTCGCGGCCGTCGTGCCGACGATGATGCTCTTCGTGAAGTTCGTGATGCCGCCCATCATCGCCTTCGTGGTGTTCTGGTCGGGGCGCAACGCCTTCAACACCCTCGTCACCACGCTGACCGGCGGGGGCTGA
- a CDS encoding ABC transporter permease has translation MAEFAIVAAFLQASVRLGVPLALAALGETLSERAGVINIGLEGSIVAGALAGALGALATGSPALGVLCGAAAGGGVALIFALFVVLLSTDQIITGTAITLGGLGFTAVVYQSRFGVTGTALSLPTLDAWSVPLLSRLPLIGSAFFEQAPTAYLAYLAAPALWWLLFRTRWGLEIRAVGEDPDAAAAAGVSVRLLRVVTTVVAGAAAGVAGAHLALAHTGTFTEGMSAGKGFIAIAVVVLGRWNPPLVLLAALLFGAASALQFLMQTLGLDVGYQLFLAFPYLLTLAALAGWVGRARAPAALALPWPRDGG, from the coding sequence GTGGCTGAGTTCGCAATCGTCGCCGCGTTCCTGCAAGCGTCAGTCCGACTTGGAGTTCCGCTCGCGCTTGCGGCTCTGGGCGAGACCCTCTCCGAACGCGCCGGCGTGATCAACATCGGCCTCGAGGGCTCGATCGTAGCGGGTGCGCTGGCGGGGGCCCTGGGTGCGCTCGCCACCGGGTCGCCGGCCTTGGGGGTGCTGTGCGGTGCGGCCGCGGGGGGAGGTGTGGCGCTGATCTTCGCCCTCTTCGTGGTGCTCCTCAGCACCGACCAGATCATCACCGGAACCGCGATCACCCTCGGGGGGCTCGGCTTCACGGCGGTCGTCTACCAGTCCCGCTTCGGCGTGACCGGAACGGCCCTCTCGCTCCCGACCCTGGATGCCTGGTCGGTGCCGCTGTTGTCGCGGCTTCCCCTGATCGGGTCGGCCTTCTTCGAGCAGGCACCGACCGCCTATCTCGCCTATCTGGCGGCCCCGGCTCTCTGGTGGCTGCTCTTTCGCACCCGGTGGGGGCTGGAGATCCGGGCGGTGGGCGAGGATCCCGATGCGGCGGCGGCCGCCGGCGTGTCGGTGCGCCTGCTCCGGGTCGTGACGACGGTGGTCGCGGGGGCGGCCGCCGGCGTGGCCGGCGCGCATCTCGCGCTCGCCCACACGGGCACCTTCACCGAGGGGATGAGCGCCGGCAAGGGCTTCATCGCGATCGCCGTGGTGGTCCTGGGGCGCTGGAATCCCCCCCTCGTGCTCCTCGCCGCGCTTCTCTTCGGCGCGGCCTCCGCGCTGCAGTTCCTGATGCAGACGCTGGGGCTCGATGTGGGCTACCAGCTGTTCCTCGCCTTTCCCTACCTGTTGACCCTGGCCGCCCTCGCCGGCTGGGTGGGGCGAGCGCGGGCGCCGGCGGCCCTCGCGCTGCCCTGGCCGCGCGACGGGGGATGA
- a CDS encoding BMP family protein has protein sequence MIRGSGFGRVASVTLAVVALVACGGGESAAGDSAADDGRLRVALLTAGPVSDAGWYAGAYEGLLLIEDSLQAEVSHQQTRTPTEFDEAFLAYGSEGYDLVFAHGYEYQDAAMRAGPQFPDMSIVVSGGGRIGENVAPLVFSLWEGSYLAGMAAGGITRSGVVGMVGGVAIPPAVGTFRAFEAGVRAVRPDAEILEAFTGSWEDVAGAKEAAVAQISRGADVIIHNTDGGSFGVFQAAREATMTGDTVWALGMNRDQNDVAPDVILGSAVIRVPAAFISVAAGLVAGERPGGAPIYEGAAQGVVDFVPNPQLLDRYPAGLIDRIRAAGDSVRAGTLEVPAVPFVDGEAG, from the coding sequence ATGATCCGAGGCAGCGGATTCGGCAGGGTGGCCAGCGTGACGCTGGCGGTGGTGGCGCTGGTCGCCTGTGGCGGCGGGGAATCGGCGGCGGGCGACTCCGCGGCCGACGACGGCCGGCTGCGCGTGGCGCTGCTGACGGCGGGGCCGGTGAGCGACGCGGGGTGGTACGCCGGGGCCTACGAGGGACTGCTTCTCATCGAGGACTCCCTGCAGGCGGAGGTCAGCCACCAGCAGACCCGCACTCCCACCGAGTTCGACGAGGCGTTTCTGGCGTACGGCTCGGAGGGCTACGACCTCGTGTTCGCCCACGGCTACGAATACCAGGACGCGGCCATGCGCGCGGGGCCGCAGTTTCCCGACATGTCGATCGTGGTGAGCGGCGGCGGGCGGATCGGCGAGAACGTCGCCCCGCTCGTGTTCAGTCTGTGGGAGGGCAGCTATCTGGCCGGCATGGCCGCCGGGGGTATCACCCGCAGCGGGGTGGTCGGCATGGTGGGCGGCGTCGCGATCCCGCCGGCGGTGGGCACATTCCGCGCCTTCGAGGCCGGGGTGCGGGCCGTGCGGCCCGACGCGGAGATCCTCGAGGCCTTCACGGGCAGCTGGGAAGACGTGGCGGGTGCCAAGGAGGCGGCCGTGGCGCAGATCTCGCGCGGGGCCGACGTGATCATCCACAACACCGACGGCGGCTCGTTCGGCGTCTTCCAGGCCGCGCGCGAGGCCACCATGACGGGCGACACCGTGTGGGCGCTCGGCATGAACCGCGACCAGAACGACGTGGCGCCCGACGTGATCCTCGGCAGCGCGGTGATCCGGGTGCCGGCGGCCTTCATCTCGGTCGCGGCGGGGCTGGTGGCGGGTGAGCGGCCCGGCGGCGCACCCATCTACGAGGGCGCCGCCCAGGGCGTGGTCGATTTCGTGCCGAACCCGCAGCTGCTCGACCGCTACCCGGCCGGGCTGATCGACCGTATTCGCGCCGCCGGCGACTCCGTTCGGGCCGGCACCCTCGAGGTGCCCGCCGTGCCCTTCGTCGATGGAGAGGCGGGCTGA
- a CDS encoding ATP-binding cassette domain-containing protein: protein MALDGARLDAFAGEVHALLGENGAGKTTLLSVLAGLVAPDAGSVRLDGVEVRARSPRQAWQQGIGMVHQHFALVDRMTVLENLALGRGGSGLRLDLAAIRREATALAASVRLEVDLDAPVEGLGVGERQRAEILKVLLRDPGVLVLDEPTAVLSPGEVEGLLALLRRLAAEGRAVVLVAHKLDEVLAVADRVTVLRRGRTVLEAARAEVDARALAAAMVGEEEVGDLVVVGSREASRPVGLADAPAPVAVLHDAGVGDRLAGVDLEIRPGEIVGIAGVEGNGQRALARLLAGRAAADRGRVEVPAEVAFIPQDRLREGLVGGFTLTENVALGLHRSPRFRRGPLLRWSALRRRTRELMERYRITAPGPRARASALSGGNQQRLVVARELEGDPALIVAENPTRGLDVAAAAFVHRVLRERVGAERAAAVVLISTDLDEILALADRVFVLVRGRLRPVPAEARTREGVGARMLDADGPGAGS, encoded by the coding sequence GTGGCCCTCGACGGGGCCCGCCTCGACGCCTTCGCCGGTGAGGTGCACGCCCTTCTCGGCGAGAACGGGGCCGGAAAGACCACCCTTCTCTCGGTGCTCGCAGGCCTCGTCGCACCCGACGCGGGCTCGGTGCGTCTCGACGGCGTGGAGGTGAGGGCCCGCAGCCCGCGCCAGGCCTGGCAGCAGGGCATCGGCATGGTCCATCAGCACTTCGCCCTGGTCGACCGCATGACGGTGCTCGAGAATCTCGCGCTGGGACGCGGAGGCTCGGGACTGCGGCTCGACCTGGCGGCGATCCGGCGCGAGGCCACCGCGCTGGCCGCGTCGGTCCGGCTCGAGGTGGACCTCGACGCACCGGTCGAGGGACTCGGGGTCGGCGAGCGCCAGCGCGCCGAGATCCTCAAGGTGTTGCTGCGCGACCCGGGCGTGCTCGTTCTCGACGAGCCCACGGCCGTGCTCTCCCCGGGTGAGGTGGAGGGTCTGCTCGCCCTGCTCCGGAGGCTGGCGGCCGAGGGCCGTGCCGTGGTACTGGTGGCCCACAAGCTCGACGAAGTGCTCGCCGTGGCCGATCGGGTGACCGTGCTGCGCCGGGGGCGCACGGTGCTGGAGGCGGCCCGGGCCGAGGTCGACGCGCGGGCGCTGGCCGCCGCGATGGTGGGCGAGGAGGAGGTCGGCGACCTGGTGGTGGTGGGGAGCCGAGAGGCGTCGCGCCCGGTCGGACTCGCCGATGCGCCGGCGCCCGTGGCCGTGCTGCACGACGCCGGTGTGGGGGACCGCCTGGCCGGCGTGGATCTCGAGATCCGACCCGGGGAGATCGTCGGTATCGCCGGTGTCGAGGGCAACGGGCAGCGTGCGCTCGCGCGCCTTCTCGCCGGTCGCGCCGCTGCGGACCGCGGGCGGGTGGAGGTGCCGGCCGAGGTGGCGTTCATTCCTCAGGACCGGCTTCGCGAGGGGCTGGTGGGGGGCTTCACCCTCACCGAGAACGTCGCTCTCGGGCTGCATCGCTCTCCCCGCTTCCGCCGCGGCCCCCTGCTCCGGTGGTCGGCGCTGCGGCGCCGCACCCGCGAGCTCATGGAGCGGTACCGGATCACCGCACCCGGCCCGCGCGCCCGCGCTTCCGCCCTCTCCGGAGGCAACCAGCAGCGGCTGGTGGTGGCGCGCGAACTCGAGGGCGATCCGGCGCTCATCGTGGCCGAGAACCCCACGCGGGGTCTCGACGTGGCGGCCGCCGCCTTCGTGCATCGGGTGCTCCGGGAGCGGGTGGGCGCCGAACGGGCGGCGGCCGTGGTGCTGATCAGTACCGACCTCGACGAGATTCTCGCGCTCGCCGATCGGGTGTTCGTGCTGGTTCGGGGACGCCTGCGGCCCGTGCCGGCCGAGGCCCGCACCCGCGAGGGGGTGGGCGCCCGCATGCTCGACGCCGACGGGCCCGGAGCGGGATCGTGA
- a CDS encoding M14 family metallopeptidase, translating to MPSFALPLALALVAAVPLSGQAVALVDARGHIDLGRYYTAAETNQILEEYAALYPDLIAVQEIGRSYLGAPLMVATLTNRATGPAHEKPALYVDGGLHAAELTGSSVATHLLAHLLSGYGSDPRVTRLLDESVFYIRPKFAPDGSDLVLREDQPLRSSVRPVDNDLDGVPDDDPPQDLNGDGWITQMRVPDPEGPWYADPDDPRVMLRVPSDGSLPQGARRYRTESEGLDDDGDGRIDEDGIGGLDLNRNFPRNWEREHLQPGAGDFPLSEPETYAAVRFLHDHRNITGIVHGHTSGGFVYRLPSASAPSLFPTDDLALIEHLGAEYTRTTGRPVRPSATHPTEHRYGTLISWGYWDQGVIGWVPEYSPGPEMWVPDYDGDGRISESEELRYDDEELGGRYFVEWTPIDHPTLGAVEVGGWKTRFWGQNPPPEHLEEETTPQLPWILYLAEQAPRLELSAAVASADAGGVEIEARVTNTGFQPTSLTGRGAVGAPNRVVRPVRLTVELEGAELVEGEARVDIGHLAGTGPFVPEVAERTGGASWTVRATGPGARVRVVAASEKAGTVRSEWFDLEGR from the coding sequence ATGCCCTCGTTCGCTCTTCCGCTGGCGCTCGCCCTCGTCGCAGCCGTCCCCCTCTCCGGTCAGGCCGTGGCCCTCGTCGATGCCCGGGGCCACATCGACCTCGGTCGCTACTACACGGCCGCCGAGACCAACCAGATTCTCGAGGAGTACGCCGCCCTCTACCCCGACCTGATCGCGGTCCAGGAGATCGGTCGCAGCTACCTCGGGGCTCCGCTCATGGTGGCCACCCTGACCAACCGCGCGACGGGGCCCGCACACGAGAAACCCGCGCTGTACGTGGATGGAGGACTCCATGCGGCCGAGCTCACCGGGTCGTCGGTGGCCACGCATCTGCTGGCCCACCTGCTGTCCGGCTACGGCAGCGATCCCCGCGTCACGCGACTGCTCGACGAGAGCGTCTTCTACATCCGGCCCAAGTTCGCGCCCGACGGGTCGGATCTGGTGCTGCGCGAGGATCAGCCGCTCCGAAGTTCGGTCCGGCCGGTCGACAACGATCTGGACGGAGTCCCCGACGACGATCCGCCCCAGGACCTGAACGGCGACGGCTGGATCACGCAGATGCGGGTACCCGACCCGGAGGGACCGTGGTACGCCGATCCGGACGACCCCCGGGTGATGCTGCGCGTGCCCTCCGACGGCTCCCTGCCGCAGGGCGCGCGGCGCTATCGCACCGAGTCGGAGGGGCTCGACGACGACGGTGACGGGCGCATCGACGAAGACGGAATCGGCGGACTCGACCTCAACCGCAACTTCCCGCGCAACTGGGAGCGCGAGCACCTGCAGCCGGGTGCGGGCGACTTTCCGCTGTCGGAGCCCGAGACGTACGCGGCGGTGCGGTTCCTTCACGACCACCGCAACATCACGGGTATCGTGCACGGCCACACCTCGGGCGGGTTCGTGTACCGCCTGCCCTCCGCGTCGGCGCCGAGCCTCTTTCCGACCGACGACCTCGCCCTGATCGAACATCTCGGCGCCGAGTACACCCGCACGACCGGGCGCCCGGTGCGCCCGTCGGCCACGCACCCCACCGAGCACCGCTACGGCACGCTGATCAGCTGGGGCTACTGGGACCAGGGGGTGATCGGCTGGGTGCCCGAGTACTCGCCGGGGCCGGAGATGTGGGTGCCGGACTACGACGGCGACGGACGGATCTCCGAATCGGAGGAGCTGCGCTACGACGACGAGGAGCTCGGAGGTCGCTACTTCGTGGAGTGGACGCCGATCGACCACCCCACCCTCGGTGCCGTGGAAGTCGGGGGCTGGAAGACGCGGTTCTGGGGTCAGAACCCGCCTCCCGAGCACCTCGAGGAGGAGACGACGCCCCAGCTCCCGTGGATCCTCTACCTGGCCGAGCAGGCCCCGCGCCTGGAGTTGAGCGCGGCCGTCGCCTCGGCGGACGCCGGCGGGGTGGAGATCGAGGCCCGCGTGACCAATACCGGCTTCCAGCCGACGAGCCTCACGGGGCGTGGCGCGGTGGGCGCTCCGAACCGGGTAGTGCGACCGGTACGTCTCACCGTCGAGCTGGAGGGAGCGGAACTGGTGGAGGGCGAGGCGAGAGTCGACATCGGACACCTGGCCGGAACCGGCCCCTTCGTGCCCGAGGTGGCGGAGCGCACCGGCGGCGCGTCGTGGACGGTGCGGGCGACCGGGCCCGGCGCCCGCGTGCGAGTGGTGGCCGCGTCGGAGAAGGCCGGCACGGTGCGGAGCGAGTGGTTCGATCTGGAGGGGCGATGA
- a CDS encoding VOC family protein translates to MSTATTGPGAGHGHFAWADLMSPDTADACDFYGSLLDWVPTSLPDHPASNYTLFTLDGARVAGLVPMSPQMQEQGVPSRWVSYILVDDVDAVAGRVEGLGGRVHLPPMDVVDSGRMALIEDPSGCSVALWQANRHRGADRLHDRGCMTWNELLTRNPGAACDFFAALLGWSYRTIETPQGSYELAMLDGERVGGIMAMPSQVPGEVPPHWDVYFAVDDVDEVAGRARALGGAVPMPPMTIPVGRLALVADRAGATFTIYRASEGS, encoded by the coding sequence ATGAGCACGGCGACCACGGGCCCCGGAGCGGGGCACGGACACTTCGCCTGGGCCGACCTGATGAGCCCCGACACCGCCGACGCCTGCGACTTCTACGGGTCGCTGCTCGACTGGGTGCCCACCTCGCTGCCCGATCACCCGGCCTCGAACTACACCCTCTTCACCCTCGACGGCGCGCGGGTAGCCGGGCTCGTGCCCATGTCGCCGCAGATGCAGGAGCAGGGGGTGCCGAGCCGCTGGGTGTCGTACATCCTCGTCGACGACGTCGACGCGGTGGCCGGGCGGGTGGAGGGGCTGGGCGGCCGCGTGCACCTTCCGCCGATGGATGTGGTCGACTCCGGGCGGATGGCGCTCATCGAGGACCCCTCGGGGTGCTCGGTGGCGCTCTGGCAGGCGAACCGACACCGGGGCGCCGACCGTCTGCACGACCGCGGCTGCATGACCTGGAACGAGCTGCTCACCCGCAATCCGGGGGCCGCCTGCGACTTCTTCGCCGCGCTGCTGGGGTGGAGTTACCGAACCATCGAGACCCCGCAGGGCAGCTACGAGCTCGCGATGCTCGACGGGGAGCGGGTGGGTGGGATCATGGCGATGCCCTCGCAGGTGCCCGGCGAGGTGCCGCCGCACTGGGATGTCTACTTCGCGGTGGACGACGTCGACGAGGTGGCCGGCCGGGCCCGGGCATTGGGCGGCGCGGTGCCCATGCCTCCGATGACGATCCCCGTCGGTCGTCTGGCCCTCGTGGCCGACCGGGCCGGAGCCACCTTCACGATCTACCGGGCGTCGGAGGGGAGCTGA
- a CDS encoding glycosyltransferase — MSATAPIVVFTFNRPDHTRRTLAALAANPLADRSDVTIYCDAPRRDDDVPATEAVRAVVREPWGFRSTRIVERDSNFGLARSLITGIGEALDEHPAVIVMEDDLVTSPHFLRFMNEGLEKFADDDRMMSVSGYAYPVEGPMPAAYCLPRTFCWGWATWRRGWALYEHDAEQLLVSLIESDLLYELDFRGTDPMSTILQWTVNGDSRVDSWASRWMASATLHGKLSLFPGRTLVQNIGFDGSGAHATFNLENDRFDSPLAESPISLDGVRAEVDPRALEAHRTLFRRWHGRGGRVASAYFKLSPFLPAMLDRALYVRLARHRLRQRANPATLAALGG, encoded by the coding sequence ATGTCCGCGACCGCGCCCATCGTCGTCTTCACCTTCAATCGGCCCGACCACACGCGGCGGACACTCGCGGCGCTCGCCGCGAATCCGCTGGCCGACCGCTCCGACGTCACGATCTACTGTGACGCGCCGCGGCGCGACGACGACGTTCCGGCCACCGAGGCGGTGCGCGCCGTGGTGCGCGAGCCGTGGGGGTTCCGCTCGACGCGGATCGTGGAGCGGGACTCCAACTTCGGTCTCGCCCGCTCGCTGATCACGGGCATCGGAGAGGCGCTCGACGAGCACCCGGCGGTGATCGTGATGGAGGACGACCTCGTCACCTCGCCCCATTTCCTCCGCTTCATGAACGAGGGGCTGGAGAAGTTCGCCGACGACGACCGCATGATGAGCGTCAGCGGCTACGCCTACCCGGTCGAGGGCCCGATGCCGGCCGCCTACTGCCTGCCGCGCACCTTCTGCTGGGGCTGGGCCACCTGGCGTCGCGGCTGGGCACTCTACGAGCACGACGCCGAGCAGCTGCTGGTGTCGCTGATCGAATCGGATCTGCTGTACGAGCTCGACTTCCGCGGCACCGACCCCATGAGCACGATCCTGCAGTGGACGGTGAACGGCGATTCGCGCGTGGATTCGTGGGCGTCGCGCTGGATGGCCTCCGCCACCCTGCACGGAAAGCTGTCGCTCTTTCCGGGCCGCACCCTCGTGCAGAACATCGGCTTCGACGGCTCCGGGGCGCACGCCACCTTCAATCTCGAGAACGATCGCTTCGACTCCCCCCTGGCCGAGTCGCCGATCTCGCTCGACGGGGTGCGTGCGGAGGTCGATCCGCGGGCCCTCGAAGCCCATCGAACGCTCTTCCGTCGCTGGCACGGCCGCGGAGGCCGCGTGGCCTCGGCCTACTTCAAACTCTCTCCCTTCCTGCCGGCGATGCTCGATCGCGCCCTCTACGTGCGACTCGCGCGCCACCGCCTCCGCCAGCGGGCGAATCCGGCGACACTCGCGGCCCTCGGGGGCTGA